The following coding sequences are from one Treponema bryantii window:
- a CDS encoding endonuclease/exonuclease/phosphatase family protein, giving the protein MKRRMFIIIPAAVICAPVLCVVLLFLFLTIIEYRPKPVEEVPFTSEKAMLSKGEPVSIMTWNIGFAGLGKNEDFFMDGGKMSKPDSKKTVENYFSGIKSIIGTHESDILFIQEIDTKSARTYKINQVEAMKNFTGKGGAFAYNYNCIFVPIPFPPMGRIQSGVAIYTNFETTSAHRLALPVPFTWPTRVANLKRCILVTRIPVYENGGATEQELVLANFHLEAYDSGEGKIAQTKALKDFIDSEYAKGNYVIAGGDFNQKFPDSTAFPVISPDGWIPGQLDASITDGGWKFVYDDSKPTCRSLEAPYNDEKAKAHNWQYYVIDGFLISPNIEELSVNVIDEDFENSDHNPVYMNFILK; this is encoded by the coding sequence ATGAAAAGACGAATGTTTATTATTATTCCCGCAGCTGTAATTTGCGCTCCGGTTTTATGCGTTGTACTTTTATTTCTCTTTCTCACTATTATTGAATACAGACCAAAACCTGTAGAAGAGGTACCATTCACAAGCGAAAAAGCAATGCTGAGCAAAGGTGAACCTGTTTCCATTATGACATGGAACATAGGATTTGCAGGTCTTGGAAAGAATGAAGACTTCTTTATGGATGGCGGCAAAATGAGCAAGCCGGATTCAAAAAAGACTGTTGAGAATTATTTTTCCGGTATTAAAAGTATTATCGGAACTCATGAATCAGATATTCTTTTCATTCAGGAAATTGATACAAAGTCTGCCCGAACCTATAAAATCAATCAGGTTGAAGCAATGAAAAACTTTACCGGAAAAGGCGGAGCTTTTGCTTACAACTATAACTGTATCTTTGTGCCTATTCCGTTCCCGCCAATGGGACGCATTCAGAGCGGAGTTGCAATTTATACAAACTTCGAAACAACTTCAGCACATCGTCTTGCACTTCCTGTTCCTTTTACATGGCCAACAAGGGTAGCAAACCTTAAACGCTGTATTCTTGTAACACGAATTCCTGTTTATGAAAACGGTGGTGCTACAGAACAGGAGCTGGTACTTGCAAATTTCCATCTTGAAGCTTATGACAGTGGCGAAGGAAAAATCGCACAGACAAAAGCTCTTAAAGATTTTATTGATTCAGAATATGCAAAGGGAAATTATGTAATTGCCGGCGGTGATTTTAATCAGAAGTTCCCGGATTCTACAGCCTTCCCGGTTATCAGTCCAGACGGATGGATTCCAGGCCAGCTGGATGCAAGTATTACAGATGGCGGATGGAAGTTTGTTTATGATGATTCAAAACCAACCTGCCGTTCTCTGGAAGCTCCTTATAATGATGAGAAGGCAAAGGCTCATAACTGGCAGTACTATGTAATTGACGGTTTTCTTATTTCGCCTAATATTGAAGAACTTTCTGTAAATGTAATTGATGAAGATTTTGAAAACTCTGATCATAACCCTGTTTACATGAACTTTATTCTGAAATAA
- a CDS encoding DNA-methyltransferase, whose product MEEKKRAGRNRTITLSEAEKETLKKRLIEVRGDFDTASGLLNQQDFLDHTINADLLTALPLLPDEFADLIIIDPPYNLTKNFNGKIFTARDEASYEEYLMSWFPQVCKKLKPSGSLYMCGDWKCTAALQRAMESELSILNRITWQREKGRGAKANWKNGMEDIWFGVKDPDNYYFDIEAVKQKRRVIAPYRENGKPKDWEESEDGNFRLTCPSNFWDDISVPFWSMPENTDHPTQKPEKLYAKLILASSRPGDVVFDPFLGSGTASVVAKKLGRHWCGVELNEEYCMLAEKRLELAETDKEIQGYSDGVFWERNSAALYKK is encoded by the coding sequence ATGGAAGAAAAAAAACGGGCAGGACGTAACCGCACAATTACATTAAGTGAAGCAGAAAAAGAGACTCTGAAAAAAAGACTGATTGAAGTCCGCGGTGATTTCGATACGGCCTCCGGCCTTCTCAACCAGCAAGATTTTCTGGATCACACAATAAACGCAGACCTTCTCACTGCCTTGCCGCTTCTCCCGGATGAATTTGCAGATTTAATCATTATTGATCCTCCTTATAACCTCACAAAAAATTTCAACGGTAAAATTTTTACAGCCCGCGACGAAGCTTCGTATGAAGAATACCTTATGTCATGGTTTCCACAGGTTTGCAAAAAACTAAAGCCTTCAGGTTCCCTTTATATGTGCGGTGACTGGAAATGTACGGCAGCTCTTCAGCGGGCAATGGAAAGCGAACTTTCAATTTTGAACCGCATCACCTGGCAGAGAGAAAAAGGACGTGGAGCAAAAGCAAACTGGAAAAACGGAATGGAAGATATCTGGTTTGGCGTAAAAGATCCAGATAATTATTATTTTGATATTGAAGCCGTAAAGCAGAAGCGCCGGGTAATTGCCCCTTACCGCGAAAACGGAAAACCAAAAGACTGGGAAGAAAGCGAAGACGGGAACTTCCGCCTCACCTGCCCTTCAAACTTCTGGGATGATATAAGCGTGCCTTTCTGGTCCATGCCGGAAAACACAGATCACCCGACTCAAAAACCAGAAAAACTTTATGCAAAACTGATTCTGGCAAGCTCGCGTCCAGGAGATGTTGTTTTCGATCCTTTCCTTGGTAGTGGAACTGCAAGCGTTGTTGCAAAAAAGCTCGGCCGTCACTGGTGCGGAGTTGAACTGAACGAAGAATACTGTATGCTCGCTGAAAAACGCCTTGAACTTGCCGAAACAGACAAAGAGATTCAAGGCTATAGTGATGGAGTTTTCTGGGAAAGAAATTCTGCAGCACTTTATAAGAAATAA
- a CDS encoding pseudouridine synthase has product MKTSSSSEKIYLIMNKPCGYVCSAVSDSHKTVYDLLTPELRELVQGAKRGSRLHTIGRLDCDTSGLLLFTTDGYFSHRIAAMSEITKTYRATLTIPVPLEQQDSYITRASQGLTLPPEKKYGEQQAEPAILHFIKSDLCEITVHEGKFHEVRRIFRALGNEVKDLERISIGSLQMPEELSSGQWRELTEAEINLFMFF; this is encoded by the coding sequence ATGAAGACTTCTTCCAGCTCAGAAAAAATCTACCTCATAATGAATAAGCCTTGCGGGTATGTATGCTCGGCAGTTTCTGATTCTCATAAAACCGTTTACGATTTACTGACTCCAGAATTACGAGAACTCGTTCAGGGTGCAAAACGCGGAAGCAGGCTTCACACAATCGGACGACTGGACTGCGATACAAGCGGGCTTTTATTGTTTACCACAGACGGATATTTTTCACACAGGATTGCTGCAATGTCAGAAATCACAAAAACCTACCGGGCCACTCTCACCATCCCCGTACCCCTGGAGCAACAAGACTCGTACATCACCCGCGCCTCTCAAGGACTCACACTTCCACCAGAAAAAAAATATGGAGAACAACAGGCCGAGCCTGCCATTCTCCATTTTATAAAATCAGACCTCTGCGAAATCACCGTTCACGAGGGAAAGTTCCATGAAGTCCGCCGTATTTTCCGCGCCCTCGGCAATGAAGTAAAAGACCTCGAACGTATCTCCATCGGAAGCCTACAAATGCCTGAAGAGCTCAGCTCCGGACAGTGGCGGGAACTTACGGAAGCTGAAATAAATCTATTTATGTTCTTTTAA
- a CDS encoding TatD family hydrolase — MFSDTHFHFKMMTTERGVNGVEVLSTMAARNCFFGLDIGTHCDDLAERQSCVEQAIAGITDGKLAAKVREFMYFTAGIWPDVGAIHDRENQMKILRQSIEAASACGDQDTLNRKIVAVGECGLDHHWNPSGEDGRCESDFDEATYRGEREMFESHLELARELNLPVIVHSRDAFEDSLACIKNVGYDNGIIHCYSYGIDEARAFLDRGWYIAFGGAVTYNKKAKLEAIKELLKFVPADRFLCETDAPYLAPVPLRGTVNTPVNVEHVYNFAAEVRGTSPEELSNLVDENIRKLFKL; from the coding sequence ATGTTTTCAGATACACATTTCCATTTTAAAATGATGACGACAGAACGCGGAGTAAACGGTGTAGAAGTTTTGTCTACCATGGCTGCGCGTAACTGTTTTTTTGGTCTTGATATAGGAACTCATTGTGATGATCTGGCAGAGCGTCAGTCTTGTGTTGAACAGGCTATTGCCGGAATTACAGACGGAAAACTTGCTGCTAAAGTCCGCGAGTTTATGTATTTTACTGCCGGTATCTGGCCTGATGTCGGAGCAATTCATGACAGAGAGAATCAGATGAAGATTCTGCGTCAATCTATAGAAGCTGCTTCTGCATGTGGAGACCAGGATACTCTTAATCGTAAAATTGTTGCGGTGGGTGAGTGTGGGCTGGACCATCACTGGAATCCGAGTGGAGAGGATGGCCGTTGTGAATCTGATTTTGATGAGGCAACTTACCGTGGTGAACGCGAAATGTTTGAGTCTCATCTGGAGCTTGCCCGTGAATTAAACCTTCCTGTAATTGTTCACAGCCGCGATGCCTTTGAAGACTCTCTCGCCTGTATAAAAAACGTTGGCTACGATAACGGAATTATTCACTGCTATAGCTACGGAATTGATGAAGCCCGTGCTTTTCTTGACCGTGGCTGGTATATTGCTTTTGGCGGAGCCGTTACCTACAACAAAAAAGCTAAGCTAGAGGCGATAAAAGAACTTTTAAAATTTGTTCCTGCAGACCGCTTTTTGTGTGAAACCGATGCGCCTTATCTTGCTCCGGTGCCGTTGCGAGGGACTGTAAACACTCCGGTAAATGTTGAGCATGTTTATAATTTTGCAGCCGAGGTTCGTGGAACATCGCCGGAAGAACTCAGCAATCTTGTTGATGAGAATATTCGTAAGCTTTTTAAATTATAA
- a CDS encoding radical SAM protein, producing the protein MEKSQIEALYKNCRQCPRACEADRFEVSEQTRSAGFCREPADLRIAFAGLHFGEEPLVTVFGGSGTIFFTGCTLRCAFCQNYQISQDGLGRVVDEEEFADICLRLQSAGAENINLVTGSHHIPKIAACLRKARDRGVTIPFCWNSSAYETVEMLELLKGLVTIWLPDLKTLDGTLSKSLFAAPNYPEAATAAICWMIDNNPLEIAEIPEPPDAKPAEWAEPGQPRDKLLSGVIIRHLFMPGHFAETADVLAWLKENADGRAIISLMNQYTPVKFNESETQLAARRRALSNLENRLVTAEEDADIQDLIEAYDFEYLFYQELSDDTSWLPDFTKPQPFSNKLATPLWHC; encoded by the coding sequence ATGGAAAAATCACAGATAGAAGCGCTCTATAAAAACTGTCGTCAGTGTCCGAGAGCCTGTGAGGCAGATCGTTTCGAGGTCTCTGAGCAGACTCGAAGTGCCGGTTTCTGTCGTGAACCAGCCGACCTCCGTATAGCTTTTGCCGGCCTTCATTTTGGAGAAGAGCCTCTGGTAACAGTTTTCGGTGGAAGCGGAACAATCTTTTTTACCGGTTGTACATTGCGCTGTGCTTTTTGTCAGAACTATCAGATCAGTCAGGATGGACTTGGCCGTGTAGTTGATGAAGAAGAATTTGCCGACATCTGCCTGCGCCTTCAGTCCGCAGGGGCAGAAAACATAAATCTTGTTACAGGCAGCCACCACATCCCAAAAATCGCAGCCTGTTTACGTAAAGCCCGCGACCGTGGAGTTACAATACCGTTCTGCTGGAACTCTTCCGCTTATGAAACCGTGGAAATGCTCGAGCTTTTAAAGGGCCTTGTAACAATATGGCTGCCCGACCTTAAAACACTGGACGGAACTCTTTCAAAGTCACTGTTTGCAGCCCCGAATTATCCAGAGGCAGCAACTGCCGCAATCTGCTGGATGATTGACAATAATCCGCTTGAAATTGCCGAAATCCCAGAACCTCCCGATGCGAAACCCGCCGAATGGGCAGAACCCGGCCAGCCACGCGACAAACTGCTTTCCGGCGTAATTATCCGACACCTTTTTATGCCCGGCCATTTCGCCGAAACCGCCGACGTCCTCGCGTGGCTTAAAGAAAACGCCGACGGGCGCGCCATTATTTCTCTGATGAACCAGTATACCCCGGTAAAATTCAACGAATCCGAGACTCAGCTTGCAGCCCGCAGGCGCGCCCTCTCCAATCTCGAAAACCGCCTCGTAACTGCCGAAGAAGACGCAGATATTCAGGACCTCATCGAAGCCTATGATTTTGAGTATCTGTTTTATCAGGAATTAAGTGATGATACCAGCTGGCTGCCAGATTTTACAAAACCTCAGCCGTTCAGCAATAAACTTGCAACCCCGCTGTGGCATTGCTGA
- a CDS encoding 4-alpha-glucanotransferase, which translates to MTKGKLTGTAVPLGALYTKDNPVIGEFPDLKPFADFCKSAGISIIQLLPVNDTGTQSSPYSGLSAFALHPIYIRISTIEGFDALYSSDAKFKTTYDDLYKNHKYCLRYDYDGILNAKTDLLKQLYDNTDEGKTGEAGAALSKWIKANSWVKDYAVYKNLKWNYMQASWKSWLDSDRSKTKEEITALWNKKAFKKEHLFYAWTQMIADAQFKDAVEYVHGLGLKLKGDMPILMNEDSADAWAYPEVFNQDLRAGAPADGDNPNGQNWGFPTYNWKNLKEDNYSWWKDRLKNASKYYDAYRLDHILGFFRIWAIPEADLNALNGHTEPYAFIKKTDLYELGFDDDRIRWLSQPHIPTNVIEDITWNHDKAHQILAIFCNKIDGEELWRFDPSVTGSKMIESADLSELCAVDAIPRVKKVLEDYWSNRTLLEISKNKYVPLWTYGQSTSWGTLNDKEKTSLLECFDELNSKNEKLWKKQADEIFAAITGAVKMIPCGEDLGVSIECVPKTMEAHKILGLRVVRWCREWSKPGQPYVPFADYTPLSVTTTSVHDSSTIREWWETEKESVKAFILQNGDAFGIETGAKDGPLFTASKEEIEPKATAIAQSDFTPEIAESILKASSTSASQWFIPPLQDFLYMSKNLWLEKASDERINIPGTVTAFNWTYRLPCTVEELCANNDLINKIKRI; encoded by the coding sequence ATGACTAAGGGAAAATTGACTGGAACTGCGGTTCCGCTAGGTGCATTATATACAAAAGATAATCCTGTAATTGGAGAATTTCCAGATTTAAAACCGTTTGCTGACTTCTGTAAATCTGCTGGAATCTCTATTATCCAGCTTCTGCCGGTAAACGACACTGGAACACAAAGTTCGCCATATTCAGGTCTTTCTGCTTTTGCTCTTCATCCTATCTATATACGTATTTCTACTATTGAAGGATTCGATGCACTATATTCATCAGATGCAAAATTTAAAACAACTTATGATGATCTGTATAAAAATCATAAATACTGTCTGCGATACGACTATGACGGCATTTTGAATGCAAAAACTGATCTTTTGAAACAGCTTTACGACAATACTGACGAGGGAAAAACGGGAGAAGCTGGAGCTGCCCTTTCTAAGTGGATAAAAGCTAATTCATGGGTAAAAGATTATGCGGTTTATAAGAACTTAAAGTGGAATTATATGCAGGCTTCATGGAAAAGCTGGCTTGATTCAGACCGCTCAAAAACTAAGGAAGAAATCACTGCTCTCTGGAATAAAAAGGCCTTCAAAAAGGAACATCTGTTCTATGCCTGGACTCAGATGATTGCCGATGCTCAGTTTAAGGACGCTGTTGAATATGTTCACGGTCTTGGTCTCAAACTCAAAGGTGATATGCCAATTCTGATGAATGAAGATTCTGCAGATGCCTGGGCTTATCCGGAAGTATTTAATCAGGATCTCCGCGCCGGCGCACCTGCTGATGGTGATAATCCGAACGGACAGAACTGGGGATTCCCTACCTATAACTGGAAAAATCTTAAAGAAGATAATTACAGCTGGTGGAAGGACCGCCTTAAAAATGCTTCAAAATATTATGATGCATATCGTCTCGATCATATTCTGGGCTTTTTCCGCATCTGGGCAATTCCAGAAGCAGATTTGAATGCCTTAAATGGTCATACTGAGCCTTATGCTTTCATCAAAAAAACTGATTTATATGAACTTGGTTTTGATGATGACCGCATCCGCTGGTTGAGTCAGCCTCATATTCCAACTAATGTAATTGAAGACATTACCTGGAATCATGATAAGGCGCATCAGATTCTCGCAATTTTCTGTAATAAGATTGACGGTGAAGAGCTCTGGCGTTTTGATCCGTCTGTAACCGGCTCAAAGATGATTGAGAGTGCAGATCTTTCTGAACTCTGTGCAGTTGATGCAATTCCACGCGTAAAGAAAGTACTGGAAGATTACTGGAGCAATCGCACTCTTCTTGAAATTTCAAAGAACAAGTATGTTCCGCTGTGGACTTATGGTCAGTCTACTTCATGGGGCACTTTAAACGATAAAGAAAAAACTTCTCTGCTCGAGTGTTTTGATGAATTGAATTCAAAAAACGAAAAGCTCTGGAAAAAGCAGGCTGACGAAATCTTTGCTGCAATTACCGGTGCCGTAAAGATGATTCCTTGTGGTGAAGACCTTGGCGTAAGTATTGAATGTGTTCCAAAAACTATGGAAGCACATAAAATACTTGGACTGCGCGTAGTTCGCTGGTGCCGTGAATGGAGCAAACCGGGTCAGCCTTATGTTCCTTTTGCTGATTATACTCCACTTTCGGTTACTACCACATCTGTTCATGATTCATCTACAATACGTGAATGGTGGGAAACTGAAAAAGAAAGCGTAAAGGCATTTATTTTGCAGAACGGCGATGCCTTTGGAATTGAAACCGGTGCAAAGGATGGACCTTTGTTCACTGCATCAAAAGAAGAAATTGAACCTAAAGCCACAGCAATTGCTCAGTCAGATTTCACTCCGGAAATCGCGGAGTCTATTCTCAAAGCGTCTTCAACTTCTGCAAGCCAGTGGTTCATTCCACCGCTTCAGGATTTCCTTTATATGTCTAAAAATCTGTGGCTGGAAAAAGCTTCAGATGAACGCATAAATATTCCGGGCACGGTTACTGCCTTTAACTGGACATACCGTCTGCCTTGCACGGTTGAAGAGCTGTGTGCAAACAATGATTTAATAAACAAAATTAAGAGGATATAA
- a CDS encoding alpha-amylase family glycosyl hydrolase, translating into MKISHNEFHISRKVRDLCTFDKGLFASSGNVVFANMSNVRNFQLLFNNYIEHVTGDESKKLSAGQLNAMGLIDEILHYVCMLYRRDKVASFGRDLLAELDKEYGKSEIDALLLDFMKEFPPVAVYQEKIRPEEYLAQTELDAGTGLERSNREQTLEELILLHLANENQAFKPFLLLFDDKVLAKNPLYKTTWKSIQKYAATQPTFGPFNHDLITLLREPQVFAPDSLRGQLEYLQKYWDKFLGEWLKRILAGMDTISEEEKAAWQGFGGGDLPDMVPYSFENLMNEYERFSADSAWMPNVILMAKTVLVWLDQLTKQYGYPITRLDQIPDAELDRLRDEGFTGLWLIGLWERSKASKRIKQICGNPEAAASAYSLYDYNIASNIGGWDALSNLRQRCWQRGIRLASDMVPNHTGMDSDWVINHPDYFIQRRDNPFPQYSFNGENLSQDGRISLFLEDHYYSKNDCSVVFKRVDNSNGDTRYIYHGNDGTGLPWNDTAQIDFLNPAAREAVMQEILHVAHNFPIIRFDAAMVLAKKSIRRLWYPEPGHGGDIATRSETGLSTQQFNDAIPNEFWREVVDRVAQECPDTLLLAEAFWMMEGYFVRTLGMHRVYNSAFMNMLKKEENQKYRDTIKNTITFDPQVLKRYVNFMNNPDEETAIAQFGDGDKYFGVCTLMITMPGLPMFGHGQIEGFTEKYGMEYTKAYKDEKPSQYLVDRHWHDIFPLMKKRYLFSGVENFLLYDLWEDGHVNENVFAYSNGCGNERAIVFYNNKYDQAHGWIKQSDPYAVKTGNGNEVVMKSRSVSEGLNLTAEDDKYCIFQEHKSRLWYIRKSREICEKGMFVMLNGFEYQVYLNVHQVSDEADGRYRILCVSLNGKGCEDIETAWQEIIYKDLYDVLSKFAEKTFVPLVEAFAEAPAGKAPAITTILKDAEKPALEFYKFAEKLAAAETKEKTAKEKPATKTKSPAKKTADNSAKAYKLFCDRVKTIAKLHKAAATKTPADLQKALSRAASTAKADLFTKLILQASPEKETALLVWAASSLFAENGFAAKWNLGRKFNEYLMNEKLIEKSLRPVFTKLLLLASKKTPLDIAELIVHSRYAVQLGGINNFDNIIWFNKELVEESLNDAIMLMALDSKAAKLPEVFKLHKVLFAAKLKSTYKADLFVKEFAPKPAKKAVKKTAKTPAKKPSKKTATSKTPAKKAKK; encoded by the coding sequence ATGAAGATTTCACACAACGAGTTTCACATCAGCAGAAAGGTACGTGATTTGTGTACTTTCGATAAGGGACTTTTTGCTTCAAGCGGAAATGTTGTTTTTGCAAACATGAGCAACGTCCGTAATTTCCAGCTGCTGTTCAATAATTATATTGAACATGTTACTGGTGATGAAAGCAAGAAACTCTCTGCCGGTCAGCTGAATGCGATGGGACTCATTGATGAGATTCTTCATTATGTTTGTATGCTTTACCGCCGCGACAAAGTAGCTTCGTTCGGACGGGATTTACTTGCGGAACTCGATAAGGAATACGGCAAGTCAGAAATCGACGCCCTCCTCCTTGATTTTATGAAAGAGTTTCCTCCGGTTGCAGTTTATCAGGAAAAAATCCGACCTGAAGAATATCTGGCACAAACAGAACTCGATGCAGGCACAGGTCTTGAACGCTCAAACCGCGAACAGACTCTCGAGGAACTGATTCTCCTTCATCTTGCAAATGAAAATCAGGCTTTTAAGCCTTTCCTTCTTCTTTTTGATGATAAGGTTCTTGCTAAAAATCCTCTTTACAAAACTACCTGGAAATCAATTCAAAAATATGCTGCAACACAGCCGACCTTCGGACCTTTTAATCATGACCTGATTACACTTCTCCGTGAGCCTCAGGTATTTGCTCCTGACAGTCTGCGCGGTCAGCTTGAATATCTTCAGAAATACTGGGATAAGTTCCTCGGTGAATGGCTCAAGCGAATCTTAGCCGGAATGGACACAATCTCCGAAGAAGAAAAGGCTGCATGGCAGGGTTTTGGCGGCGGCGATCTGCCGGACATGGTTCCGTATTCTTTTGAAAATCTTATGAACGAATACGAGCGTTTTTCTGCTGACAGTGCCTGGATGCCGAATGTTATTCTTATGGCAAAGACTGTACTTGTCTGGCTCGACCAGCTCACAAAACAGTACGGCTACCCTATTACTAGACTCGACCAGATTCCAGATGCAGAACTCGACCGTCTTCGCGACGAGGGCTTTACAGGTCTCTGGCTCATCGGCCTTTGGGAACGTTCTAAGGCAAGTAAAAGAATCAAACAGATTTGCGGAAACCCGGAAGCAGCTGCGTCTGCCTACTCTCTTTATGATTATAATATTGCTTCAAATATCGGTGGCTGGGATGCTCTTTCTAATCTCCGTCAGCGCTGCTGGCAGAGAGGAATCCGTCTTGCATCCGACATGGTTCCAAACCACACAGGTATGGACAGCGACTGGGTTATCAATCATCCTGATTACTTTATTCAGCGCCGCGATAATCCCTTCCCACAGTACTCCTTTAATGGAGAAAACCTTTCTCAGGATGGCCGCATTTCACTTTTCCTCGAAGACCATTACTACAGCAAGAATGACTGTTCTGTAGTTTTCAAGCGTGTTGATAATTCGAATGGTGATACACGCTATATCTACCATGGAAACGACGGTACAGGTCTTCCCTGGAACGATACTGCCCAGATTGACTTTTTGAATCCTGCAGCCCGCGAAGCAGTTATGCAGGAAATCTTACATGTTGCTCATAACTTCCCTATCATCCGTTTTGATGCGGCTATGGTTCTTGCTAAAAAATCTATCCGCCGCCTGTGGTACCCGGAGCCGGGACATGGAGGAGACATTGCAACCCGTTCAGAAACAGGCCTCAGCACACAGCAGTTCAACGACGCAATTCCAAATGAGTTCTGGCGTGAGGTTGTAGACCGCGTTGCTCAGGAATGCCCGGACACTCTTCTTCTTGCCGAAGCTTTCTGGATGATGGAAGGCTACTTTGTACGCACTCTCGGCATGCACCGCGTTTACAACTCGGCATTCATGAACATGCTTAAAAAAGAAGAAAATCAGAAATACCGCGACACTATCAAAAATACAATCACCTTTGATCCGCAGGTTCTTAAACGCTATGTAAACTTTATGAACAACCCGGATGAGGAAACTGCGATTGCTCAGTTCGGCGACGGCGACAAGTACTTTGGTGTATGTACACTTATGATTACTATGCCGGGTCTTCCAATGTTCGGTCACGGTCAGATTGAAGGCTTTACTGAAAAATACGGAATGGAATATACAAAGGCTTACAAGGACGAAAAGCCAAGTCAGTATCTTGTAGACCGTCACTGGCATGACATTTTCCCTCTTATGAAAAAGCGCTACCTCTTCTCTGGAGTTGAAAACTTCCTTCTTTATGATTTATGGGAAGACGGCCATGTAAATGAAAACGTATTTGCTTATTCAAACGGCTGCGGCAACGAGCGTGCTATCGTATTCTACAACAACAAGTACGACCAGGCTCACGGCTGGATTAAGCAGTCAGATCCTTATGCTGTAAAAACCGGCAATGGTAATGAAGTTGTTATGAAGAGCCGCAGCGTGTCTGAAGGTCTTAACCTCACAGCTGAAGACGACAAGTACTGCATTTTCCAGGAACATAAGAGCCGCCTGTGGTATATCCGCAAGAGCAGAGAAATCTGTGAAAAAGGTATGTTCGTAATGCTCAACGGCTTCGAATATCAGGTTTATCTGAATGTTCATCAGGTTAGCGATGAAGCAGACGGACGCTACCGCATTTTGTGTGTATCGCTCAACGGTAAGGGCTGTGAAGACATTGAAACTGCTTGGCAGGAAATCATCTATAAAGATTTATATGATGTACTTTCCAAGTTTGCAGAAAAAACATTTGTGCCACTTGTTGAAGCATTCGCAGAAGCTCCAGCTGGTAAAGCACCTGCAATTACAACAATTCTCAAGGATGCAGAAAAGCCTGCACTTGAGTTCTACAAATTTGCAGAAAAACTTGCCGCTGCAGAAACTAAAGAAAAAACTGCAAAAGAAAAGCCTGCCACAAAAACAAAGAGTCCAGCAAAGAAGACTGCAGATAATTCTGCAAAGGCATATAAGCTATTCTGCGACCGCGTAAAAACTATTGCGAAACTCCATAAGGCTGCAGCTACAAAAACTCCTGCTGACCTTCAGAAAGCACTTTCACGCGCTGCATCAACAGCAAAAGCAGATCTGTTTACAAAGCTGATTCTTCAGGCGTCACCGGAAAAAGAAACAGCTCTCCTCGTTTGGGCCGCTTCTTCACTATTCGCAGAAAACGGATTTGCCGCAAAGTGGAACCTGGGTCGAAAGTTCAATGAATATCTGATGAACGAAAAACTGATTGAAAAATCTCTACGCCCTGTATTTACAAAGCTTTTACTGCTCGCATCAAAGAAGACTCCTCTCGATATTGCTGAACTCATTGTACACAGCCGCTACGCCGTACAGCTCGGCGGAATCAACAATTTCGACAACATCATCTGGTTCAATAAAGAACTCGTAGAAGAAAGTCTGAACGATGCAATTATGCTCATGGCACTGGATTCAAAAGCTGCTAAACTTCCAGAAGTCTTCAAACTTCATAAAGTTTTATTCGCCGCAAAACTCAAGTCAACTTACAAAGCCGATCTCTTTGTAAAAGAGTTTGCTCCGAAGCCAGCTAAGAAGGCAGTAAAAAAGACCGCAAAGACTCCTGCAAAGAAGCCTTCTAAGAAGACTGCAACTAGCAAGACCCCTGCAAAAAAGGCTAAGAAGTAA